GTCAGGCGCTTTGCGGTGCGATTTCTGCCAAGGTAGAGGCTGGAAAGCTCGTAGTCGTCGATGCAATCTCTATCGAGAAGCCGAAGACGAAAGAATTTTTCAGTATTCTGTCGACTTTGAATCTACGGGGTTCCGAGGGTTCACCGTCGAAGCCACCAAAGGTGGTATTCCTCTTTTCGAAGGGAGAGGAAGCGGCTGCGGTGTCAGCGCGAAACATTTCAGGTGTGACGTGTCTCCCAGTGGAAGGGGTGAACGTTTATGATGTGGTGAACGCAGATTGTTTACTGCTTACAGAGCAATCGTTAGCAAATGTAACGCAGAAGTTAGGTGCTCAGATTGACAAAGTGGGAGCAGGAGAAAGCGCCTCTTCGTTATAGGTTTCGGGGAAGGCATCAGGAAGTAGCTAGTAGAATTTGTTGTTGTTGAGAGAGATATGGCAAAGAAAAGTGAAAAGGAAGTTCTGAGTAAGCACTACAACACGTTGGTTCGTCCGATAGTGACAGAAAAGAGCTCATATGTTGGTGAGGTTGGATCCGTAGTTACTTTTGAGGTGGCTCGCTCAGCAACGAAGCAAGAGATTAAGGAAGCTGTGGCCGGCATCTTTGATGTTGAGGTGTTGGGAGTAAATATTCTCAACTACCGAGGAAAGCTCAAGCGTAGAGGTCGTCAAGTTGGCATGACAAACAGTTATAAGAAAGCCTATGTGACACTCGGTCCAGGGCAGGCTATTGATGTCGTTGAAGGTTTATAGGGAAGGGAGAGGTCTTCTCTGAGTGAGATAGGCTGGCGAAATTTTGATTAGTTGGAAGTAATATTATGGCGCTCAAAAAGTTTAAACCGATAACTCCTGGCAGACGTTTTTACACAGTCGCCGACTACTCTGAGGTGTCTTCAAAGAAGCCCGAAAAACGGCTTTTGAAGAAGTTGTCGCGTACTGGTGGTCGAAACAATAATGGACGTATTACCAATCTCAATACTGGTGGTGGACATAAGCGACGGTACAGAGAGATCGACTTCAAGCGCAATAAGGATGGAATCCCAGCAACCGTTGCGGCTATCGAGTACGACCCGAATAGAACGGCGCGTATCGCGTTACTTCACTATGCAGATGGAGAGAAGCGCTACATCCTTGCTCCACTGAAACTACGAGTAGGCAGTAAGGTAATGAGCGGAGAGGCTGCAGAAGTGCAGGTGGGGAATAATCTTCCGCTGAGAAAGATTCCTACTGGACAATCCATTCACAATATTGAGTTGAAGATCGGGCACGGTGGGCAGTTAGTTCGTTCAGCAGGAGTGGCTGCTCAGTTAGTAGCGAAGGAGGGCAAATATGCATTTATCAAATTGCCTTCAGGTGAGATGAGAAAGGTATTGCTTGCTTGTTCAGCAACCATTGGGCAGGTATCGAACTCAGAACATCAAAATATTAGTCTCGGAAAAGCTGGGCGTTCAAGATGGTTGTCACGCCGTCCACACACAAGGGGTGTTGCGAAGAACCCAGTAGACCATCCAATGGGTGGAGGAGAAGGGAAGTCGGCTGGTGGTCGACATCCATGTACCCCATCAGGGAAGCCCACCAAGGGGTACAAGACCCGACACAATAAGCGTACGGATCGGTTTATCGTTCGTCGTCGAGGGAGTAAGTAGAGGGCATAGTGCACGCAGCCTGCATCGCTTGAGTAGTGTATGCGGCGCATAGGAGTTGAGTCTTTAAAGGAGTAAAGAAGAGATGCCACGTTCGTTAAAAAAAGGACCATTTGTTGATGACCATCTACTAAAGTGGATTGATAGAGCTAAGAGTGGAGCCCACAAAGGCCCTATCAAGACTTGGTCTCGGAGATCGGTAATCATTCCCGATATGATTGGGTTAACGTTTGCTGTTCATAACGGGAAGAAGTTCATCCCAGTGTTCATTACCGATAACATGGTAGGACATAAGCTGGGAGAATTTGCTGCGACCCGAACGTATAACGGTCACTCAGTGAAGAAATAGTTTCGGAATTAGATAGGAAAGAGAAGAAAAGAGAGGAAGTCCCTGTAGCCTGTTTAGCGGGCAGGACAAACTCGGAAGAGCGCCAGAGGTACACGATGACCAGTCAAGTAAACAAAAAGAAAAAATCTGAATCGGTAGCGTCAGCTACCCTAAGGCATGTCCGAATTCCCCCACAGAAGGTGAGGTTGGTTCTCGACTTGGTGAAGGGAAAGCAGCTAGAACCAGCTCTTAATGCAGTTCAATTTCATCCAACGAAAGGTGGGCGAATCGTCTACAAATTACTCCGTTCCGCTATGGCAAATGCCCAAGAGAAGGGGGACGTGGACGTGGATCAGCTGTGGGTAACAGGTGGTCATGTCGATATGGGAAAGACCTTGCGACGATTTCTCCCGCGAGCACAGGGAAGAGCAACCCCTATCAGGAAGCGGTCTTCACATATTACGGTTCAGTTAGGACGCTATCTCTAGAGTCTGAAGCGCTGTAGTTCCATTCTCCGGTAGAGCTATAATGTCTGGCGCAGCGTGATC
The nucleotide sequence above comes from bacterium. Encoded proteins:
- a CDS encoding 50S ribosomal protein L22, whose product is MTSQVNKKKKSESVASATLRHVRIPPQKVRLVLDLVKGKQLEPALNAVQFHPTKGGRIVYKLLRSAMANAQEKGDVDVDQLWVTGGHVDMGKTLRRFLPRAQGRATPIRKRSSHITVQLGRYL
- a CDS encoding 30S ribosomal protein S19 produces the protein MPRSLKKGPFVDDHLLKWIDRAKSGAHKGPIKTWSRRSVIIPDMIGLTFAVHNGKKFIPVFITDNMVGHKLGEFAATRTYNGHSVKK
- a CDS encoding 50S ribosomal protein L23; the encoded protein is MAKKSEKEVLSKHYNTLVRPIVTEKSSYVGEVGSVVTFEVARSATKQEIKEAVAGIFDVEVLGVNILNYRGKLKRRGRQVGMTNSYKKAYVTLGPGQAIDVVEGL
- a CDS encoding 50S ribosomal protein L2 — protein: MALKKFKPITPGRRFYTVADYSEVSSKKPEKRLLKKLSRTGGRNNNGRITNLNTGGGHKRRYREIDFKRNKDGIPATVAAIEYDPNRTARIALLHYADGEKRYILAPLKLRVGSKVMSGEAAEVQVGNNLPLRKIPTGQSIHNIELKIGHGGQLVRSAGVAAQLVAKEGKYAFIKLPSGEMRKVLLACSATIGQVSNSEHQNISLGKAGRSRWLSRRPHTRGVAKNPVDHPMGGGEGKSAGGRHPCTPSGKPTKGYKTRHNKRTDRFIVRRRGSK
- a CDS encoding 50S ribosomal protein L4, translating into MELAVVNTSGSEVKKVSVRDDIFGAGVNESVVHSVVRWQRAKRRAGTHATLNLARMSGGTKKPFKQKGTGRARAGSVNSPLWVGGAVIFGPQPRDYSFKLPRKVRRQALCGAISAKVEAGKLVVVDAISIEKPKTKEFFSILSTLNLRGSEGSPSKPPKVVFLFSKGEEAAAVSARNISGVTCLPVEGVNVYDVVNADCLLLTEQSLANVTQKLGAQIDKVGAGESASSL